Genomic segment of Corynebacterium appendicis CIP 107643:
GCAAGGGCGATAAGCAGCGCATCGTGCCCGTGGGCGGCGCGGCGCAACGGGCTCTCGAGGCTTACCTCGTGCGCGGCAGGCCGGCGTTGACGACCGGCAAGTCCCATGCCGTGTTCTTGAATAAGCGTGGCGGGGCGCTGTCCCGGCAGAGCTCGTGGACGATCATCAAGGACGCGGCTTCGCGCGCCGGCCTCGACAAAGCGATCTCCCCGCACACGATGCGCCACTCGTTCGCCACCCACCTGCTTGAGGGTGGGGCAGACGTGCGTACGGTCCAAGAGTTGCTCGGCCATGCCTCTGTCACGACGACTCAGATATACACCCACGTCACACCAGAAAACTTGCGTGAAGTATGGACTTCGTCGCATCCCCGTTCGTGACTGCGGACAAATGACAGCCGTGTAAGATGACCATCAACAGCAAGGCGCATCGTTCGCGTTGACGCACGCGGGAAACGAAGGAGTGGCGGTGACAGAAGACGGACTTTTCAGCGCTTCGGAGACGGAGGTCGGGCTGACAGGTCGGCCGCTGCGTGAATTCCCGCAGCCGAAGCCCCTGGACAAGCATGGCCCCGCGACGATCATCTCGATGGTCAACCAGAAGGGTGGCGTGGGCAAGACCACCTCGTCGATCAACTTGGGCGCGTGCCTGGCGGAACAGGGCCGTAAGGTGCTGCTGGTCGACTTGGACCCGCAGGGTGCGCTGTCCGCGGGCCTGAATATCTCGCACGACGAGGACCAGGTGACGGTCTACGACCTGATGCTGGACAACACCTCGTCCATCCACGCCGCGATCAAGCACACGAATGTCTCCGGCCTGGATATGGTTCCGGCGAATATCGACTTGTCCGCCGCGGAAATCCAGCTCGTCAACGAGGTAGGACGCGAGCAGACCCTCGGTCGTGCGCTGCGCCCGGTGCGGGGCGAGTACGACTTCATCATCATCGATTGCCAGCCGTCCCTCGGCCTGCTCACCGTGAACGCATTGGCGTGCTCGCAGGGAGTCATCATCCCGATGGAGTGCGAGTACTTCTCTCTGCGCGGGCTCGCACTACTCACCGACACGGTGGAGAAGGTGCGCGACCGCATCAATTTCGACCTGGACATCGTGGGCATCCTGGTGACCATGTTCGACCGCCGCACTACCCACGCGCGCGAGGTCATGGACCGCGTGGTGGAGGTGTTCGGCGACCGCGTCTTCGATACAGTGATCACCCGCACCGTCCGCTTCCCGGAGACCTCCGTGGCCGGCGAGCCGATCATCACGTGGGCACCGAATTCGCCCGGCGCGGAGCAGTACCGCAACCTTGCCCTCGAGGTCATCGAGCGCACCTCGTAAACAGCGCCTGCTGTTGTCGCGTGAGGTTCACTGAGTTATGACCACGGCGAAACCGATCGATTCCAAAGACCCCGCATACACGGGCCAGGGTTACCAGCCGGAGATCACCGGCTTCACTCTCGTGCTCAATAATTTCGAGGGACCCTACGATCTGTTGCTCAACCTGATCAGCTCCCGCAAGCTGGACGTCACCGAGGTGGCGCTGGCGGAGGTCACAGACGAGTTCATCGTCTATGTCAAGCAGTTGGGAGAGACAGCGGAGCTAGATGAGATCACCGAATTCCTCGTCACCGCGGCGACGCTGCTCAATTTGAAGGCGCAGCGCCTGTTGCCGCGCAACGGTGACGATGACGAAGAGGACCTCGAGCTCCTGTCCTCCCGCGACCTGTTGTTCGCGCGTCTTCTGCAGTACCGCGCGTACCAGCAGGTGGCCGACCAGTTCGAACGCTGGCAAGCGAGCGCCCGTCGCCGCTATCCCCGCGCCGTCGGCATGGAGGAGAGCTTTGCCGACGTCCTGCCTCCAGTGTCGCTCGGGCACACGCCCGGCTCATTCGCCGAGCTCGCCGCGTCCGTCTTCCGCCCGAAACCACCGGAAGAGGTCCGGGTCGACCACTTGCACACTCAGCCGGTCTCCGTGCCGGAGCAGGCAGGCAAGCTGCTGGACACGCTCAAACTCGCCGGTGCGCAGCACTGGCTCACTTTCACCGCGCTCACACGAGACTGCACACGCTCAATGGAGATCGTTGGCCGCTTCCTCGCCGTGCTGGAGCTCTACAAGGCCCACGCCATCGACGCCCAACAGGTAGAGGCCCTCGGACAGCTGGATATCTCGTGGACGGGCAAAGACGTCGATCCCGCGGTGGTAGCGGCAGCGAACTGGGAGTAGGAGAGAGGCTTATGGGCGATAACGCGCCAACCGAAGAGAAGACAGATCAGTCGCGGCCAGCAGCGCTCCCCATGGTGAGCCAGCTGCGCTCCCAGATTGAATCGATCCTGTTGGTCATCGACACCCCGGCGTTGGCGGCGGATATTGCGGGCGCATTGAATGCGGGAGAGCAGGACGTCACTGCGTGCCTGCAAGAGTGGGCGGACGAGCTCGACGAGCGCGGCTCGGGCATGGACCTGCGCGAGACTTCCGAGGGCTGGCGCCTGTACACGCGGAACGGTAACGCGGATGCCGTGGAGGCATTTCTCGTCGATGGAACGCACACCAAGCTCAGCCGCGCCGCAATGGAGACTCTCGCCGTGGTCGCGTACCGTCAGCCGGTCACGCGCGCGCAGGTCGCCGCCGTCCGCGGCGTGAACGTCGACGGCGTCATGCGGACGCTGACCCTGCGTGGACTCATCGCGGAAGTCGATCCAGACGAGGCGACGGGAGCCCACCGCTACATCACCACTGAACTGTTCTTGGAGCAGCTCGGCATCGATTCACTCGACCGTCTTCCGGACTTGGCGCCGCTGCTTCCGGAAGTCGATTCCATCGAGGAGAGCTGGTAGTTTAGGGAGCCATGACTCCACCCGCTCGCCGAGAAGGCACACCGGACACAACCAAGGACGAGAAGTTCTATCTCTCCAACGCGAAACCCGCAAAGCACCAGAACGTCAGCCTGAGCAAACGGCGCGAGAACGCCGAGAAAAACGCAGAAGAAGCCGCTGACGAAAACCAGGAACCGCATCCGCTCGCCGATAACTGGTGGGACGAGCGCGAAGATCCCGTCGCCCCGCTGGGCAAAGCTATCGAGGACGGCGATGAGGACGGTAGGTCCCGCCGCGCCCCGAAGCGAAAAGCTAACGAGGGGATCCGCCTGCAGAAGGTTCTCGCGCAGGCAGGTGTGGCATCCCGCCGCCACTCCGAGGTGATGATCGACGAGGGCCGCATCGAGGTCAACGGAAAGATCATCCGTAAGCAGGGCGTGCGCGTGGACCCGAACGTGGACATCATCCGCGTCGACGGTGTGCGCGTGAACGTCAGCGAGGAGCACCAGTACTTCGCGCTGAATAAGCCCCGAGGCATGCACACCACCATGGAAGACGACCTGGGCCGCCCGTGCGTGGGCGACCTGGTCGCCGACCGCATCGTGTCGGGCCAGCGCTTGTTCCACGTCGGCCGTCTCGATGCCGACACCGAGGGCTTGCTGCTGCTCACCAACGACGGCGAGTTGGCCAACCGGCTCATGCACCCGAAGTACGAGGTGGCTAAGACATACCTGGCCACTGTCCTCGGAGAAGCGAAGCCTGCGCTCGTCCGCGAGCTGAAAAAGGGCATCGAGCTCGACGACGGCATTGCCAAGGCCGACTACGCGCAGATCGTGGACACATACCAGGGGCAGTCACTGGTCCGACTTGAGATCCATGAGGGACGCAAGCACGTGGTGCGCCGCATGCTCAAGACGGCCGGTTTTCCGGTGCAGCGCCTCGTGCGCACGAAAATTCACACGGTCCAGCTCGGCGAACTCAAACCCGGTGCAATGCGCGCCCTGAACGATTCCGAGCTCACGGCGCTTTACAAGGCGGTGGATATGTAATGGCTGGCACTGATAACGCCAACAACACCAAGGCCCTGTCCAATATGCCCGACGGCGGGCTGGTCCTCGCTGTCGACGGACCGTCCGGCACCGGCAAGTCGACGACGTGCCGCGCGCTCGCGAAGCAGCTGGACGCGAAGTACGTCGATACCGGCGCAATGTACCGCGTGGCCACGCTCGCCGTGCTCCGCGCGGGCATCGACCCGGGCAACACCGACGCCGTCATCGATGCCACGCGCGATCTTCCGCTGGAGATTTCCGACGACCCGGATTCCACCGAGGTCATTCTCGACGGTGAGAATGTCGCGGGCGAGATCCGCGGCCGTGAGGTCACCCAGAATGTCTCGGCCGTCTCCGCCATCCCGGAGGTCCGCACCAACCTGGTCGAGCTGCAGCGTAAGCTCGCGCGTGAAGCGCACCGCGCGATCGTCGAGGGCCGCGATATCGGCACCGTGGTGCTTGTCGACGCCCCGGCCAAGGCCTTCCTCACCGCCTCCCCGGAGGTTAGGGCCACGCGCCGCTACAACCAGGACATCGCAGCCGGCCGCGACGCCGATTACGACACTGTGCTGGCCGATGTGATCCGCCGTGACGAGCTCGACTCCTCGCGCGCGACCAGCCCGCTGCGCCCGGCGGACGACGCGAAGATCATCGACACCTCCGAGATGGACAAAGTCGAGGTCCTAGGCGCGTTGATCTCCCTGATCGAAAGGAGCGCGCGATGACGGAGCAGAACGAACAAAACCGGCCGCGCGACGAGCGCGGCGCGAACACCGAGCCTGAAACCGAGTTCCAGTACACCCAGTTCAACCCCGCGGACTACGCCGGCGAGGTCGTCTCCGAGTACGAGGCGTACGAGCAGGCCTACGAAGCCGATATCGACGAGGAATTCGGCGACGAATTCGAGGGCTTCGACGGCGAGAACTACGGTGAGTCCGAATTCGGCCCCGCGGAATTCGGCGACGATGAAGAGCACGACTCCGACTCGGAAGACCACGAGTACACCGACGAGGAGTGGGAGGAGATCGGACAGGCCTTCGGCATCAACCCCGACGGCCACATCGAGGAGGCCCTGCCGACCGTCGCGATCGTCGGCCGGCCCAACGTGGGCAAGTCCACTCTGGTCAACCGTTTCCTCGGCCGCCGCGAAGCCGTCGTCGAGGACCACCCGGGTGTCACGCGCGACCGCGTGAGCTACCTCGCCGACTGGAACGGCCAGCGCTTCTGGGTGCAGGACACCGGCGGCTGGGACCCGGATGCCAAGGGGATCCACGCGTCCATTGCGCACCAGTCTGAGGCGGCGATGGACGACGCCGACGTCATCGTCATGGTCGTCGACGCGCACGTCGGTGTCACCGACTCCGACGCGTTCATGGCCCGCAACCTGCAGCGCTCCGACGTTCCGGTGTTGCTGGTGGCCAATAAATTCGAGTCCGAGTCCCAGTGGGGCGACGTCGCCGAGTTCTACTCGCTCGGCCTGGGCGACCCATGGCCGGTCTCCGCGCTCCACGGCCGGGGCGGCGCCGATGTTCTCGACGAGATCGTCAAGGTCTTCCCCGAGATGCCGAAGGCCGCGAGCTCGATCACCGAGGGACCGCGCCGCATCGCGCTCGTCGGCAAGCCGAATGTGGGCAAGTCCAGCCTGCTGAACAAGCTCTCCAAGTCGAAGCGTGCCGTCGTGGACAACGTCGCCGGAACCACCGTCGACCCGGTGGACGAGCTGATCCAGCTCGACCGGCGTCTGTGGCGCTTCATCGACACCGCGGGCCTGCGCAAGAAGGTCAAGAACGCCACGGGGCACGAGTACTACGCGTCGCTGCGCACACGCGGCACCATCGATGCCGCCGAGGTCTGCGTCGTGCTTATCGACGCCTCCCAGGAGATCACCGAGCAGGACCAGCGCGTGATTTCCATGGTCCTCGAGGCGGGCAAGGCGATGGTCATCGCCTTCAACAAGTGGGACCTCATGGACGAGGACCGGCGCTACTACTTCGACCGCGAATTCGACCTGCAGCTCAACCAGCTGCCGTGGGTGTCTAAGATCAATATCTCCGCCGAGACGGGCCGCGGCCTGCACCGTCTCGAAAAGGAAATGATCACCGCCCTGGAGAACTGGGACAAGCGCATCTCCACCGGCCAGCTGAACAACTGGATGCGCGAGGCGATCGCGGCGAACCCGCCGCCGATGAAGAACAACCGCCTGCCGAAGGTCCTGTTCGCCACCATGGTGAGCACCCGGCCTCCGACAATTGTTTTGTTCACCACCGGATTCCTCGACGGCAGCTACCGCCGCTACCTGGAGCGCAAATTCCGCGAGCAGTTCGGCTACCATGGCACGCCCGTGCGCTTCGCCGTCCGCGTGCGCGAGCGTAACCCGCGCCGCCGCTAGGACACGCACCGACGAGGAAAGGACGCACGCCCGATGCCCGACAAGGCCGACCTGAGCCGAAGCCGCAGGTTCGCACGCACCGTGACGGTGGACGGCATCGAGCGGTCCTACCAGTGCTCAGTGCCCGCATCCCTTTGCGAGGGTGCCGGCGGAGACTCTGCTGAGCCTGTGCCGGTCATCCTCGCGGTCCACGGCAAGGGCGATAACGGCCTCGACTTCCTCATCGGCACCGATCTGGGCACCGCCGACGCCGTTGTCGCCGCGCCCACCGGCCAGGGCCTAGCATGGAGCCCCGCGCCGTACGCCGTGACCACGATCGAGGAAGACACAGCGCTGATCGATGCCGTCGTCGCCGACATTACTGCCACCTATCCCGTCGATCGAGACCGTATCTACCTCGCCGGATTCTCCAACGGCGGCGGATTCGTCGTCGAGCTCGCGGTCAATGCGCCGGAGGCATACGCCGGCGTGGCGACCGTGGCCGGTGCGATCCGCACCGACATCGAGACGATTGAGTCCGGCGCGCCGATCGACTACCTGAATATCCACGGAACCTGGGACGATGTCGTGCCGTACGGCGGCCAGGACCGCGGCTCCCTCGGCCTGATTCGGCCGGCCCAGGAGATCACCGACGCGTTCCGCGGTCGCAATGGGGGCCACGCCCGCGCCGACCACATTCCGGTGGAAGGCATGGGCCACGAATGGCCGGCCGGCGTGTGGGCGCAACACCGCGGCATCGATGTCACCGAGACGGTCCTCGACTTCTTCGGCATCCCCACGCTCGACTGACCGCGGAAGACAACGGCGGCTACCAGAGCTACCGGAGGCTAGCGGCGGTAAAGGAAAGCGTCGGTGCGGTAGGGAAGCGGGATCGGCTGGCCTTCGTCGAAACCAAGCCGCTCGTAGAGGTACCAGCGCAGATTCTCGGTCACTTTGGCGCGCGTCGTGTCGCTGGCGCGGAGCCAATAGGAACGGGTGCGGGCCAACGCGAAGAGATGCTCGGGCGTGACGGGTTGGAACCAGCGCATGCGGAGCTCGTCGATAAGCGTCCACGGCGCACTGACAGCGGGGTAGAAGCCTTCGCGGTGCACGTCGCCTGAGTGGCTGATGCGCGACAGGCGCAGCACCCACGGGTGGGAGACGTCGAGCGTGTTCCAGCACAGCATCAGCGATCCGCCGTCGGCGACGACCCTATCCGCTTCGGCGCTCGCTGCTGCCGTGTCCACCCAGTGCCACGTCTGCGCGCTGACATAGGCGTCGACGGTGTCATCCGCAAGACCGGTCGCCTCCGCTGTGGCTCGCCACACCAGGGTGTCCGGATGGCGGGCGCGCAGCACCTTGAGCATGTTCTGGGAGGGGTCAAGAGCGAAGATCTCGCGGCCAGGTTTGATCAGCGTGGAGGTGAGTTTTCCGGTGCCGGCGCCGACGTCGATAAGCGAATGGGCGCTACCGACGAGTTCTGCGACCTTATCTGGATACGTTGGGCGCACGTCGTCGTAATCGTCGGATCCGGACGTGAACGCGCCCGCGGTGTACACGCGTGCGGCGGCGCTGGCGAAGCCCGGCGATTCTTTGCCGCTGGGGGTGAAATGTCGCGGCTCCGGGTGCGTGTCCATGTCGTGAAATCTACCTGCTTGCGCGTGGCGGGTGAATTCACTGTGAACGCGTGCGGCGCGCATCGCGAAAAACACTCTTGGCTTATACGATGGCGTAGGTTGGCCAGCGAGCCCCTCCAATCACCCCCGCATTGATCGCTAGCGACCGAAGGATGACTCCCACTCCCGTGAAACGCCGTATCCGCCCAGCTGCCGCTTTCGCGGTGGCCCTGCTTTCGATCTCGGCGCTCGGCGCATGCGGGGAGAAAAAGGAAGACCTCCAGGTCACGGACGCAGCAAACGAAGCGCGTGAGGAGTTGGCCGAAGTCGAGGCGGATTTCTCCGGCGACCCGAGCACTTTCGCGCAGACCACAACGATCGGTTCCCGTGAACGCGAGTACATGGTGACCACGCCGCCGAATGTCGAGGAACGCGAGAACTTGCCGCTGATCTTCGTCTTCCACGGCTACAAAATGACCGACGACTCCATGCGCCGGATCACGGAGATGAATAAGGCGAACGCCGTGGTCGTGTACATGCAGGGCGTCAACACCGCGTGGGCTCCAGCGCCGTACGCGACAACATCCGGTGACGAGGACCTCGCGTTCTTCGATGCGGTGCGTCGGGAGATGCTGGACAAATACCCCGTGAACCCGGCGCGGGTCTTCGCCGCTGGACACTCGAACGGCGGCGGATTCGCGGCATATACGGCCTGCCACCGGTCCCACCAGCTCACTGGCATTGCCACGGTGTCCGCCGCCTACTACGACGAGGTCTTCGAGGATTGCGCGCCGATCCCGACAAAGCAAATCGACTTCCACGGCACCAAGGACAACACCATCAAATACGACGGCGGCGTGCGCCACGGCGCCGACTACATGCCCGTGAGTCAAGTGATGGAGAAAGCCGCCGAGCGCAACCACTGCGCGCCTGAGCCGAATGTTGCGGAGTACTCGCGACCTGGCGAGGAATTCATCTGGCAGCGGTGCGACGCCGCTTTGCGCCATTACCGCTTGGATGGCAGCACCCACATCTGGCCGGGAGCCGACGGCGACAAGGGGCCGGGGGAGAACACCGCCGACGACTTCGCCACCCGCGAGATCCTCGACTTTTTCGGTGTGTCCTACCGCGACACGCTGGGGTAGGGTGCCGGCAGCGCGACCTGCCAGGTGCCGTCCACTTTCTGCTTGTAGCCCGTCTTGATCCGCTCAGGGCCTCGCTCGAGTTCTTTGTGCGTGAGCTCGTAGTGCTGCGGCAGTCCGTTCTTCCCGTAGGACATCGTGCGGTGGAGTTTCTCGAACGGACCTGGCATGCCGCGGCGTTCCATCAGCCATGTGACCAGAAGGGTCACCAGCCACACAGCCGTGGCGAAGATCATTTGCCCGGCGATGGGCCATCCGTGCCCGGTATTGAGCAGGAAGACGGCGGTGACGGGGAACAGGATGATGGTCTGCCCGAGGTAGCCCGTCATCGAACGCTTGCCCAGGGCATTGAATGCGCTGAGCCATTCCGGGATCGGCTCGCCGTGAGCGATGCGGCGCTGGATCGGGCGCATCGCCAACATCACCGCCGCGAGGATGCCCGGTCCGGTGAGGCGGCCGAAGGCTTGATTGAGAATAGCGAAGCCTGGCTCCCATTCGTATGGAAGCACACCCACCGACGACAGGCCGAACGGGATGCCGACAAACAGGATGACGAGCAGCGTGACGACCACCCAGCTCCAGAGACGTGTGGCGTACCTATCGACGTCCTCCATGACGCGCTCCCGGCCCCACACGAAGCCGAGGAGAATCATGGGCAAGATCGAGATCGTCGGAAACGCAATTCCCTGCAAGGTTTCCAAGCCCCTGTGGATCTGCTCCGCGTAGGTGGCGCTGACCTCCCCGTAGAACATATCCATGGTGAGCGTTGGTGCCCCTGGCCCCTCGATGAAGATCATGAGCGCTCCTAGCGCACACCACGCGCACCACAAGCCGAGCATGATGCCCGCAATGATTCTCAGCATCCTGTCGCTGCAACCGATGAGCAAGGCGGTGATCATGCCGCAGATGCCGTAGGCGGTGAGGATATCGCCGGGGAAGAAGAAGATCAGGTGGACGACACCGAAACACAAGAGGAAGAAATAACGCTTGGCGATCACCTTCTTCGCCGCGCGGTTGGTGAAACCGCGCCGCCACAGGCTGCCCAAGATCATGCCGATGCCCACACCCAGCAACACGGAGAACATCGACAACCCGCGCACGTGGACGAACATCGCCTGAAAAACGATCAGGATCTTGTCGAGCATGCTCGGATCAGACCCCGTGCCGCCGAAGAAGCCCGAGTGCGCCGCGTCCTGGGTGGCGAGCCAGTTCGTCGGCACATTCGCAATCACAATGCCGAGCAGCGCCAGCCCTCGCGCCACATCGGGTGCGACGTAGCGCGCCTTGTTCAACCTCGCGCCTTGCTGCGTCCGGGTAACCATGACCGGATCCTTCCTCATTGAGCCCAGAAAGGGTGATGACGTGCTGGTTTTAAGAACCGATCATACGCAACTTTTGGGTGGCTATATTCCGGTCCAGCCGGAGTCACCCCCCGGCGGAGAACCGTGCGAGGCAAGTGAAAATCCCACACCGTGTGAAATGGTGCGGGAGAAAATGGTCGGGCTGACAGGATTTGAACCTGCGACCCCTACACCCCCAGTGTAGTGCGCTACCAAACTGCGCCACAGCCCGTTGTCCATCGTGCGGAGCATGCGGGGGCATGCCGTACGCGGAACGTCGGATAGATTACCGCACGGTCGGGTGATTGAAGTAATCGGCTGGTCACGTAAAGTTGCCCCATGGGCAAGTTTGACTGGTTCTGGAAGGCGATGGGCTCCTCGTCGGAGCGCAACGACAAGAAGTCGAAGGGCATCGTGTCGCAGGCGCACGGCCTGATCGCCAACTACGAACAGCGCAGCGACGCGGAGTTGGTCGACGCGATCCGGGGGACAGTCGCTGACGGCCAGATTGAAAAGAAGCCGGAATTTTTGGCTGTGCTGACGGTGGCGTCGGCACGCACGCTCGGCATGACGCCGTTCGAGGTGCAGAACCAGGCGGTGCTGCGCCTGCTTGAAGGCGACGTGACCCAGATGGCAACGGGCGAGGGCAAGACGCTCGTCGGCGCGATGGCGGCTACGGGATTCGCGCTCACCCGCAAGCGGGTGCACCTCATCACGGTCAATGACTACCTCGCAGCGCGCGACGCGAACTGGATGCGTCCTCTCGTCGAGTTCTTCGGACTCAGCGTCGCGTCCGTCACGGAGGCGTCCACACGCGAGGAGCGCGTAAACGCCTACCGCAGCGATATCGTCTACGCGCCAGTCACAGAAATCGGCTTCGACCACCTGCGCGACAACCAGATCACCCACCGCGACCAGACGGTTCAGGTCGCAGCCGATGTCGCGCTCGTCGACGAAGCGGACAGCGTGCTTGTCGACGAAGCCTTGGTGCCCCTCGTCCTTGCCGGCTCCAAACCGGGGGAGCAGGCCACTGGGCAGATCACCGAGGCAGTGTCCCACCTTGTCGAGGGCAAGGACTACACCATCGACTCGGACCGCCGGAACGTCTTCCTCACCGACGACGGCGCGTCGAAGATCGAGCGTGCTCTCGGCATCGATTCGCTGTATTCCGACGAGAATATCGGCACCATCCTCGTGCGCGTGAACCTCGCGCTCCACGCGAAGGCGCTGCTGATCCGCGATGTCCACTACATAGTCAAGGACGGCAAGATCGACCTTGTCGACGCATCCCGCGGCCGTGTCGCCGAGCTCCAGCGCTGGCCCGACGGGCTGCAGGCCGCAGTGGAGGCCAAGGAAGGCTTGGATGTCTCCGAAGGCGGCCGCATCCTCGACCAGATCACCTTGCAGGCGCTCATGCGGCGTTACCCGCTGGTGTGCGGCATGACCGGTACCGCCGTTGAGGCCACCGACCAGCTGCGCCAGTTCTACGATCTCCACGTCTCCGTGATCGACCGTGCCAAGGAGCTGCGCCGCTTCGACGAAGCCGACCGCATCTACGCCACCATGGACGAGAAGTTCGCGGCCATCGTCGAGGAGATCGCCCACATCAATTCCACCGGCCAGCCGGTGCTTGTCGGCACGCGCGATGTCGCCGAGTCCGAGGCACTGGCAGATGCACTGGAAAAACGCGGTGTGAACGTCAACGTCCTCAACGCCAAGAACGACGCGGAGGAAGCCCGCATTGTGGCCGAGGCCGGCGACCTGGGGCGCGTGACCGTGTCCACCCAGATGGCGGGGCGCGGCACCGATATCCGCCTCGGTGGCGCCGACGAATCCGACCGCGACGCTGTCGTAGAGCTCGGTGGACTCGCCGTCATCGGTACCGCGCGCCACCGCACGGCACGGCTGGACAACCAGCTCCGCGGCCGCGCCGGACGACAGGGTGACCCGGGTCTCAGCGTGTTTTTTGTCTCACTCGAAGACGACATCGTCACCGCAGGCGGCGCCGATGAGCGCGTCAGCGCCCAGCCCGACGAGCATGGCCTCATCGAATCCAAGCGCGTCCAGGACTTCATCGAGCACTGCCAGCGCGTCACCGAAGGGCAATTGCTCGAGATCCACGCCCAGACCTGGAAGTACAACCAGCTGCTGGCGGACCACAGGGAGATCGTCGATAAGCGGCGTGCGTCGCTGCTGGATACCGACCAAGCGTGGCGCGAGCTCGCCGAACGCAACCCAGCGCGCGCCGCTGAGTTGGAAGGACAAGGAATCGATCGGGTAGTGCTCGAACAGGCTGCGCGCGAAATCATGCTTTTCCACCTCGACGACGAATGGTCCGAACACCTCGCACTCATGGACGACGTGCGCGAATCGATCCACCTTCGCGCCATTGCGCGCGAAACTCCGATCACCGAGTTCCACCGGATTGCCGTGCGCGAATTCAAAGATCTCGCCAACCGTGCTGTTGAGCGCGCCTCCGAGACCTTCGACACCGTACTTATCGACGCCGACGGTGCGCATCTCGCGGATGCCGGTTGGAAGCGCCCCAACGCGACTTGGACCTACATGGTCTCCGATAACCCGCTCGCCGGCGGCGGAAACTCCGTAATATCCGGCATAGCCAGCATCTTCCGCTGATGATGACTCCCGGCAGTGGTGTCCCGACCGCGCGCCGGGAGCAGTTGTCAGTATGATGGTCGTGGACTTAAATTGAAATTTGTATCCGTCGAAAGCGTCAGGAGAAGAGATGAGCGAGAATACCGGCACACCGGAGACACAGGTAGAAACCACCTCTGTTTTCCGTGCGGATCTTCTGAAGGAGATGGAGACGGGAGCTAACACCGCCTCTGACCACGTAGGCGGCGCTGAAGGCCTGCCGGCAGACGCGGCGCTCCTCGTGGTCAAGCGTGGCCCGAACGCAGGCGCACGCTTCCTGCTGGACCGCGACACCACCACCGCTGGCCGCCACCCGGAGGCGGACATCTTTCTCGACGATGTCACCGTCTCCCGTCGCCACGCCGAATTCCGCCGTAACGACGGCGAGTTCGAGGTTGTCGATGTCGGATCCCTCAACGGCACCTACGTGAACCGCGAGCCGCGCAACTCCCAGACGCTCTCCACCGGCGACGAGATTCAGATCGGCAAGTTTCGCCTCGTCTTCCTCGCTGACGAGGACTAAACCCCGGTGAACGGGCTTCGGCCCGCACCGCTTTGTGAAAGTTTTTCAGGTCCATCCTGATTAAATCTAGCCATTGTTGATCAGAGTTAGACAGAATTAGACACTGTGAGCGCAATCCGGAAAACGAAGCCGAGCAATCCGGCACCCCGCTCGGGCACCAAGACCATGTCGATTGGCGTGGTGATCAAGTGCCTCAGCGAGGAGTTCCCGGATGTGACCGTGTCCAAAATCCGTTTCCTCGAGTCTGAAGGACTGATTACGCCTGAGCGCACGCAGTCCGGGTACCGCCGCTTTACCGAGGACGATGTTGAGCGTCTCCGCTACATTCTGATCACCCAGCGCGACAATTACCTACCGCTGAAGGTGATCCGCGAGCAGCTCGAGGCAATGGACTCCGGCAAGGTCACCGCCGTGATGACGGGCCA
This window contains:
- a CDS encoding pseudouridine synthase, with the protein product MTPPARREGTPDTTKDEKFYLSNAKPAKHQNVSLSKRRENAEKNAEEAADENQEPHPLADNWWDEREDPVAPLGKAIEDGDEDGRSRRAPKRKANEGIRLQKVLAQAGVASRRHSEVMIDEGRIEVNGKIIRKQGVRVDPNVDIIRVDGVRVNVSEEHQYFALNKPRGMHTTMEDDLGRPCVGDLVADRIVSGQRLFHVGRLDADTEGLLLLTNDGELANRLMHPKYEVAKTYLATVLGEAKPALVRELKKGIELDDGIAKADYAQIVDTYQGQSLVRLEIHEGRKHVVRRMLKTAGFPVQRLVRTKIHTVQLGELKPGAMRALNDSELTALYKAVDM
- the scpB gene encoding SMC-Scp complex subunit ScpB is translated as MGDNAPTEEKTDQSRPAALPMVSQLRSQIESILLVIDTPALAADIAGALNAGEQDVTACLQEWADELDERGSGMDLRETSEGWRLYTRNGNADAVEAFLVDGTHTKLSRAAMETLAVVAYRQPVTRAQVAAVRGVNVDGVMRTLTLRGLIAEVDPDEATGAHRYITTELFLEQLGIDSLDRLPDLAPLLPEVDSIEESW
- the cmk gene encoding (d)CMP kinase; translation: MAGTDNANNTKALSNMPDGGLVLAVDGPSGTGKSTTCRALAKQLDAKYVDTGAMYRVATLAVLRAGIDPGNTDAVIDATRDLPLEISDDPDSTEVILDGENVAGEIRGREVTQNVSAVSAIPEVRTNLVELQRKLAREAHRAIVEGRDIGTVVLVDAPAKAFLTASPEVRATRRYNQDIAAGRDADYDTVLADVIRRDELDSSRATSPLRPADDAKIIDTSEMDKVEVLGALISLIERSAR
- a CDS encoding segregation and condensation protein A, with translation MTTAKPIDSKDPAYTGQGYQPEITGFTLVLNNFEGPYDLLLNLISSRKLDVTEVALAEVTDEFIVYVKQLGETAELDEITEFLVTAATLLNLKAQRLLPRNGDDDEEDLELLSSRDLLFARLLQYRAYQQVADQFERWQASARRRYPRAVGMEESFADVLPPVSLGHTPGSFAELAASVFRPKPPEEVRVDHLHTQPVSVPEQAGKLLDTLKLAGAQHWLTFTALTRDCTRSMEIVGRFLAVLELYKAHAIDAQQVEALGQLDISWTGKDVDPAVVAAANWE
- a CDS encoding ParA family protein, with product MTEDGLFSASETEVGLTGRPLREFPQPKPLDKHGPATIISMVNQKGGVGKTTSSINLGACLAEQGRKVLLVDLDPQGALSAGLNISHDEDQVTVYDLMLDNTSSIHAAIKHTNVSGLDMVPANIDLSAAEIQLVNEVGREQTLGRALRPVRGEYDFIIIDCQPSLGLLTVNALACSQGVIIPMECEYFSLRGLALLTDTVEKVRDRINFDLDIVGILVTMFDRRTTHAREVMDRVVEVFGDRVFDTVITRTVRFPETSVAGEPIITWAPNSPGAEQYRNLALEVIERTS
- the der gene encoding ribosome biogenesis GTPase Der; the protein is MTEQNEQNRPRDERGANTEPETEFQYTQFNPADYAGEVVSEYEAYEQAYEADIDEEFGDEFEGFDGENYGESEFGPAEFGDDEEHDSDSEDHEYTDEEWEEIGQAFGINPDGHIEEALPTVAIVGRPNVGKSTLVNRFLGRREAVVEDHPGVTRDRVSYLADWNGQRFWVQDTGGWDPDAKGIHASIAHQSEAAMDDADVIVMVVDAHVGVTDSDAFMARNLQRSDVPVLLVANKFESESQWGDVAEFYSLGLGDPWPVSALHGRGGADVLDEIVKVFPEMPKAASSITEGPRRIALVGKPNVGKSSLLNKLSKSKRAVVDNVAGTTVDPVDELIQLDRRLWRFIDTAGLRKKVKNATGHEYYASLRTRGTIDAAEVCVVLIDASQEITEQDQRVISMVLEAGKAMVIAFNKWDLMDEDRRYYFDREFDLQLNQLPWVSKINISAETGRGLHRLEKEMITALENWDKRISTGQLNNWMREAIAANPPPMKNNRLPKVLFATMVSTRPPTIVLFTTGFLDGSYRRYLERKFREQFGYHGTPVRFAVRVRERNPRRR